In Zingiber officinale cultivar Zhangliang chromosome 1A, Zo_v1.1, whole genome shotgun sequence, a genomic segment contains:
- the LOC121998039 gene encoding calcium-dependent protein kinase 13-like, with amino-acid sequence MVYGCLYCAKSYQKTLATLNFAGERFSEIVGSPYYMALEVLKWNYGPEIDIWSAGVILYILLCGVPPFWAETEQGVAQAILRGVIDFKREPWPSISNSAKNLVQLMLEPDPMLRLTAKQGSLS; translated from the exons ATGGTGTATGGCTGTTTGTACTGCGCGAAGTCCTACCAGAAGACCCTCGCCACTTTGAACTTCGCAG GTGAAAGATTTTCTGAGATAGTTGGAAGCCCTTATTACATGGCTCTAGAAGTTTTAAAATGGAATTATGGACCAGAAATTGATATATGGAGTGCTGGAGTTATACTCTATATCTTATTGTGTGGAGTTCCACCATTTTGGGCTG AAACTGAACAGGGAGTTGCTCAAGCAATTCTTAGGGGCGTAATAGATTTCAAACGGGAACCATGGCCTAGTATTTCTAACAGTGCTAAAAATTTAGTTCAGCTGATGTTGGAACCTGATCCCATGCTTCGGTTAACTGCAAAGCAAGGCAGTCTTTCATGA